The following are encoded together in the Armatimonadota bacterium genome:
- a CDS encoding 5'-nucleotidase C-terminal domain-containing protein codes for MKTLHWLTAAIITMAVVLTLPGALADGTTSTTLTTVGIDAEETTFGDLTTDAISDAAGTTLAMAPAVVFKPGEIAPGKVTQTAIAQLLHDPEEKWAVLVLTGSQIRAAMERSVSFAPTPRVFFLQVSGLTVVYDPNAPRGRKVKSINAGFAPLDDAASYEVAMPESLAEGGSGYFTIFGDANRVRTGTRGLADEIANYVTKRGSVSYTGQGRIVVGG; via the coding sequence ATGAAGACCCTTCACTGGCTGACCGCGGCGATCATCACGATGGCGGTCGTGCTCACTCTGCCGGGGGCGCTGGCGGATGGCACCACCAGCACGACGCTCACAACCGTGGGGATCGACGCGGAAGAGACGACATTCGGCGACCTGACCACTGACGCGATTTCCGACGCCGCGGGCACGACGCTGGCGATGGCGCCTGCCGTGGTTTTCAAGCCCGGCGAGATCGCGCCCGGCAAGGTGACGCAGACGGCGATCGCCCAGTTGCTCCACGATCCGGAGGAGAAGTGGGCGGTCCTTGTCCTCACGGGAAGCCAGATCCGCGCGGCAATGGAGCGCTCCGTGTCCTTCGCGCCCACACCCCGGGTCTTCTTTCTCCAGGTCTCCGGCCTGACCGTGGTGTATGACCCGAACGCGCCCCGGGGCCGGAAGGTGAAGTCCATCAACGCGGGCTTCGCGCCTTTGGATGACGCGGCAAGCTACGAAGTAGCGATGCCCGAAAGCCTGGCTGAAGGCGGGTCCGGATACTTCACAATCTTCGGCGATGCTAATCGTGTCCGCACCGGCACGCGGGGTCTCGCCGATGAGATCGCCAACTACGTGACGAAGCGCGGCTCGGTAAGCTACACCGGCCAGGGCAGGATCGTGGTCGGGGGCTGA
- a CDS encoding peptide chain release factor 2 (programmed frameshift) codes for MLMEIRDELSQLRDSLDEMGIVFDLAQRRADLEQLEKVTEEPGFWDDPESAQKHMQKINQLKQFVEPWGVLRQEIEDLETLAQLAVEEGDEGLEAELSEGLEKARRDLRDLELATVLSGPYDQNNAIITITAGAGGTEACDWAEMLLRMYGFWAENFRKYKFDVINYVEGDSAGIRNATAKVEGPMAFGYLKAEAGVHRLVRISPYDSSKRRHTSFASVDVIPEIAEGEGVPIKEEDLHIDTYRSSGAGGQHVNKTDSAVRIKHIPTGIVVQCQNERSQHANRRAAMQVLQARLNELERRKQSQELEGLRGEKGEISFANQIRSYVLQPYTMVKDHRTNVEKSDVEGVLNGDIDDFIKAYLQWLAGQGGEGQ; via the exons ATGCTGATGGAAATCCGCGACGAGCTATCACAACTGCGCGACTCCCTTGATGAAATG GGAATCGTCTTTGACCTGGCCCAGCGCCGGGCTGATCTCGAACAACTCGAGAAGGTGACTGAAGAGCCGGGATTCTGGGACGACCCCGAGTCCGCACAGAAGCACATGCAGAAGATCAACCAGCTCAAGCAGTTCGTGGAGCCCTGGGGCGTGTTGCGCCAGGAGATCGAGGATCTAGAAACTCTCGCGCAGCTGGCTGTCGAAGAAGGAGACGAAGGCCTGGAGGCGGAGCTCAGCGAGGGCCTGGAGAAGGCCCGGCGCGACCTGAGGGACCTGGAACTCGCCACGGTCCTCAGCGGTCCGTATGATCAGAACAATGCGATCATCACTATCACCGCCGGAGCCGGTGGGACGGAAGCTTGCGACTGGGCCGAGATGCTTCTGCGCATGTACGGCTTCTGGGCCGAAAACTTCCGCAAGTACAAGTTCGATGTCATCAACTATGTGGAAGGCGACTCGGCGGGCATAAGAAATGCAACGGCGAAGGTGGAGGGGCCCATGGCCTTCGGCTACCTGAAAGCCGAGGCCGGGGTTCACCGGCTCGTGCGCATCTCGCCGTATGACAGCTCAAAGCGTCGGCACACCAGCTTCGCATCGGTGGACGTCATCCCGGAAATCGCCGAGGGCGAAGGGGTGCCGATTAAAGAAGAGGACCTTCACATTGATACATACCGGTCCAGCGGCGCGGGCGGACAGCATGTGAACAAGACGGACTCGGCGGTGCGCATCAAACATATTCCCACCGGGATCGTGGTACAATGTCAGAATGAAAGATCGCAACATGCGAACCGCCGGGCAGCCATGCAGGTACTCCAGGCGCGGCTCAATGAACTTGAGCGGCGTAAGCAGAGTCAAGAACTTGAGGGACTGCGCGGCGAGAAAGGTGAAATCTCCTTCGCCAACCAGATCCGCAGTTACGTATTGCAGCCGTACACGATGGTGAAAGATCATCGCACGAACGTGGAGAAGTCGGATGTCGAAGGGGTGCTCAACGGCGACATCGACGACTTCATCAAGGCCTATCTGCAGTGGCTTGCGGGCCAAGGGGGTGAGGGGCAATGA